DNA from Pseudomonas putida:
GGTGTCCGGCAGGTCAGTGAAGAAACCGGCGATGGCCAGGTCGCAGGTGCCTTTCTCCAGCGCTTCGCGCGGCAACTGACCACGGGTGTTGTGGGTGACCAGCACCAGGTTCGGGGCCTGGCTGCGCAGGATCGGCAACAACCGCGGCAACAGGGTCTGCTCCAGGTAGTCGGTGCTGTACAGGTGCAGGCGGGCAGGGCGGGTGAGCACGTCGGCGCCGTCGCAGCGTTCGTAGAACAGCTCCAGTTGCTCCACCAGGTGCTGTACCTGAGGTGCAAGCTCATGGGCGCGAGGCGTTGGCGTGAGGCCGCGAGGCGCGCGGACGAACAGCGGATCGCCGAACTGGTGGCGCAGCTTGTTCAGCTTGTGGCTCAGCGCCGGCTGGCTGAGGGCCATGCGCTCGGCGGCCAGGGACGCGTTGCGTTCCTGATAGAGCATCTGGAAGACCAGCAGCAGGTTCAGGTCTTTGTTGGCGATATTCATATTTTCGATCGCTGAAATAAGCTCTTTAGAATTATCGAATCATAGCGCAGTGGGTAGCATGGCCTCACTGACCGTTATCGACCTTGGAGTCTTGTGATGCCTATCAGCATCTTCGCCACGATTTTCCCCCGTCCCGAACACCGTGATGCAGTGGAGCAGGCCCTGCGGGCCATGGTGGAGCGGTCTCGTGCCGAGCCCGGCAACCTGCGCTATGACCTGTTCCTGCGTGAGGGCGACGAGCTGGCGTTCGACCTGTTCGAACTGTATGTCGATGCGCCAGCCATCGAGGCGCACCGCAGCAGCACCCACTATCAGGCCTATCGCGCGACCATCGCCGACTGGCTGGCCGCGCCGACCCAGGTCCGCGTTGCCCATCCACTCGACATTGCCCCTATCGCCTGAACCGGAGCCTGGCCATGAGCAAGATTTCCACCCTGTCGCTGATGGTGGCCGGCGCATTGCTGGCTGGCCCGGTGAGCGCCGCTTCCAAAGGCGAAGTGCTGGTGCTGCTGTCGAGCGAGCATCAATTGCCGCTCAAGCGCGGCAAGCCATACCCAACGGGTTATTACCTCAACGAGTTCGGCGTGCCGGCCGATCAGCTGCTCAAGGCCGGCTACACGCTGGTGCTGGTGACGCCCAAGGGCAATGCGCCCCGCGTCGACGAGCGTTCGGTCGATCCCCAGTACTTCGGTGGCGACGTGGCAGAGATGCAACGCATTCAAACGGTCGTGCAGGGCCTGCCGGGCATCGATGACACCCTGTCGGTAAAAGAAGTGTTGGCCGGCGACCTGGACCGTTACGCGGGCCTGTTCATCCCCGGAGGCCACGCCCCCCTGATCGATCTGGCCAACAACCCTGACGTTGGGGCATTGCTGCGCCACTTCCATCAGGCGGGCAAACCGACCGCCGCGATCTGCCATGGCCCGATCACCTTGCTGTCGGCCCAGAAAGACCCTGTCGCCTACCGTGCCGCCCTGGCCCGTGGCGAGACGCCGGCGGCCAGTGACTGGGTGTACCAGGGCTATCGCATGACCATCTTCTCGGACCCCGAGGAACAGGTGTTCGAAGGCTCGCTCAAGGATCAACGCCTGCAGTTCTATCCGGCCAAGGCCATGGCCGCCGCAGGTGGCAGCATGAGCTATGCCAAGGCTTGGGCGCCCCATGTGGTCATCGACCGCGAGCTGATCACCGGGCAAAACCCGTTCTCCGACCAGGCGCTGGCCAAGGCATTGGTGGAGAAACTGGACAGCGCCACGCGGTAAGGTCTGCGCCGTCGGTATCGACGGTGGCGCCGTCATGCTCGTCTAGACTTAAAGCCCGGGCCTGTTTCGCGCAGGCCCGGCAATCATCCATCCGACCACCGCCTCCCGGCC
Protein-coding regions in this window:
- a CDS encoding LysR family transcriptional regulator; its protein translation is MNIANKDLNLLLVFQMLYQERNASLAAERMALSQPALSHKLNKLRHQFGDPLFVRAPRGLTPTPRAHELAPQVQHLVEQLELFYERCDGADVLTRPARLHLYSTDYLEQTLLPRLLPILRSQAPNLVLVTHNTRGQLPREALEKGTCDLAIAGFFTDLPDTFHQQRLLSEDFVVLAARSNPHLAGGLNLEAFLACEHVLTTLTGDLDGLVDRALRAQGHSRRVVAGLSSFLAPARLVSGTDLLLTCLRSLAEDAAARDPALGVYPLPVALPKVELMQIWHERTHADPLRRWFRQQVWEVANHVL
- a CDS encoding putative quinol monooxygenase — protein: MPISIFATIFPRPEHRDAVEQALRAMVERSRAEPGNLRYDLFLREGDELAFDLFELYVDAPAIEAHRSSTHYQAYRATIADWLAAPTQVRVAHPLDIAPIA
- a CDS encoding type 1 glutamine amidotransferase domain-containing protein → MSKISTLSLMVAGALLAGPVSAASKGEVLVLLSSEHQLPLKRGKPYPTGYYLNEFGVPADQLLKAGYTLVLVTPKGNAPRVDERSVDPQYFGGDVAEMQRIQTVVQGLPGIDDTLSVKEVLAGDLDRYAGLFIPGGHAPLIDLANNPDVGALLRHFHQAGKPTAAICHGPITLLSAQKDPVAYRAALARGETPAASDWVYQGYRMTIFSDPEEQVFEGSLKDQRLQFYPAKAMAAAGGSMSYAKAWAPHVVIDRELITGQNPFSDQALAKALVEKLDSATR